The Virgibacillus dokdonensis genome includes a window with the following:
- a CDS encoding rhodanese-like domain-containing protein has product MKELTPKQVEKKLENNDDMLELIDVREEEEVAQGKIPHITHIPLEQIPEKAEKLDKSKQYIMVCRSGRRSERAAAYLQKQGFDVANMVGGMLEWRGEIMN; this is encoded by the coding sequence GTGAAAGAGTTAACCCCAAAACAAGTGGAGAAGAAGTTAGAAAATAACGATGATATGTTAGAACTTATTGATGTACGTGAAGAAGAAGAGGTAGCGCAAGGTAAAATCCCTCACATAACGCATATTCCTTTAGAGCAGATACCTGAGAAAGCAGAAAAACTAGATAAGTCTAAGCAATATATTATGGTTTGTAGGTCGGGGAGAAGGAGTGAAAGAGCAGCTGCCTATTTACAGAAACAAGGATTTGATGTAGCAAATATGGTTGGTGGCATGCTAGAATGGCGTGGAGAAATCATGAACTAA